One Deltaproteobacteria bacterium genomic window carries:
- a CDS encoding LLM class F420-dependent oxidoreductase, which yields MKIAIGVGEIGGKPADINDLVAQAKRAEADGFASAWMANIFGIDAMTALAIIGRETSRIALGTGVVPTYPRHPVTMAQQALTTQAACGGRFSLGIGLSHQVVIEFMFGFSYAKSYSHMKEYLAVLKPLIQAGTVSFNGSEYRVNANVTVPGATPCPILLAALAPKMLALAGAEADGTITWMTGPKTLRDHTIPRINDAAAKAGRPKPRVIAGLPIAVTEDIAAAREIAGRLFLIYGGLPSYRAMLDREGAEGPADVAIVGNESAVGEQLRQLAASGVTEFLAAPFAVGDDGHASLERTRALLVKLARQS from the coding sequence ATGAAGATCGCAATCGGCGTAGGGGAAATTGGCGGCAAGCCGGCGGATATCAACGATCTGGTCGCGCAGGCCAAGCGCGCGGAAGCGGATGGCTTCGCGTCGGCCTGGATGGCGAACATCTTTGGCATCGACGCGATGACCGCGCTGGCGATCATCGGCCGCGAAACTTCGCGCATCGCGCTCGGTACCGGCGTGGTGCCCACCTACCCGCGCCACCCGGTCACTATGGCGCAGCAGGCCCTCACCACGCAGGCTGCTTGCGGCGGGCGCTTCTCGCTCGGCATCGGCCTGTCGCATCAAGTCGTGATCGAGTTCATGTTCGGTTTCTCGTACGCCAAGTCGTACTCGCACATGAAGGAGTACCTTGCCGTCTTGAAGCCGCTGATTCAGGCCGGCACCGTCAGCTTCAACGGCAGCGAGTACCGCGTCAATGCGAATGTCACCGTCCCTGGCGCGACGCCGTGCCCGATTTTGCTTGCGGCGCTGGCGCCGAAGATGCTGGCCCTAGCGGGAGCTGAAGCCGACGGCACCATCACGTGGATGACCGGTCCGAAAACATTGCGTGACCACACCATCCCGCGCATCAACGACGCGGCCGCGAAGGCTGGGCGACCGAAGCCGCGCGTGATCGCCGGTCTGCCGATCGCCGTGACCGAAGACATTGCCGCCGCGCGCGAGATCGCCGGCCGGTTGTTCCTGATCTACGGCGGGTTGCCGTCGTATCGTGCGATGCTCGATCGCGAGGGTGCCGAAGGCCCGGCCGATGTGGCGATCGTCGGCAACGAGAGCGCGGTCGGTGAGCAATTGCGGCAGCTCGCTGCGAGCGGAGTGACCGAATTTCTCGCCGCCCCCTTCGCCGTTGGCGACGACGGTCACGCGTCGCTCGAACGCACTCGTGCCTTGTTGGTGAAGCTGGCGCGCCAGTCGTAA
- a CDS encoding GAF domain-containing sensor histidine kinase, with translation MERSWVSAVFPKLNELPHPQLNADIWNRKGPLPARLVSGGRFVDELQSIGGWTADEETLLADLAASLSPHIDQIAQVWADRLLGIVGPALGGSQPVAEWMSSANRCFLDDLLRNLRARNLDAVFQENLERYLGLLQGQCGSDLKLRSTLSQLYSSLEISSALITEWACTLYANDARLPALLAAYTRVALHLGQILGKAADAYRAREQRETSRVNSSLLQASRDLKTRPASAALALDDLRHIIAQRLRCDSTLAFAWDESEQAFLSVTKRERASASLDAVQPLRVDSTNCPIIQAVLGGDVVSGMAEDGRLPRALIEAHRVATYALAPITNADGQRVGLFAVLRREREPFSVADRQILEGIAQHGGLALENASLAEQLHSAARLKTDFINSMSHEIRTPLNVLFGYLDILEDRHGGDGDDGELLDRMRRNAEQLLTLIDTLLDLGRLEQGRMKLCIETFSVEQVFTEVQRRSSAPRGLTFRCSADPGLPALTSDRFKLADILTHLVANAFKFTERGHVSVHAKRAGDDSVALEVIDTGAGIGPESLSVIFDLFRRVGPVDRGGTGVGLYLVKRLTQLLGGYVSVESRLGCGSTFRVEIPDAFAPAIRAAS, from the coding sequence ATGGAACGTTCGTGGGTTTCTGCGGTGTTCCCCAAACTCAACGAGCTTCCTCACCCACAGCTCAATGCCGACATCTGGAACCGCAAGGGGCCATTGCCGGCTCGCCTGGTGTCGGGTGGCCGCTTCGTTGATGAGCTGCAATCGATTGGCGGCTGGACGGCCGACGAAGAAACCCTGCTCGCCGATCTGGCGGCGAGTCTGTCGCCGCACATCGATCAGATTGCGCAAGTCTGGGCGGATCGCCTGCTCGGGATCGTCGGGCCGGCGTTGGGTGGCAGCCAGCCAGTGGCGGAATGGATGTCATCGGCCAATCGCTGTTTCCTCGATGATCTGTTGCGCAATCTACGCGCGCGCAACTTGGATGCGGTGTTCCAGGAGAACCTGGAACGCTACCTCGGTCTGTTGCAGGGGCAGTGCGGCTCGGACCTCAAACTGCGCTCGACGTTGTCGCAACTTTACAGCTCCCTGGAGATCAGCAGCGCCTTGATCACCGAGTGGGCATGCACCCTGTATGCGAACGACGCGCGACTACCGGCGCTGCTCGCCGCCTACACGCGCGTCGCGCTGCATCTCGGCCAGATACTCGGCAAGGCCGCCGACGCCTATCGGGCGCGCGAGCAGCGGGAGACGTCGCGCGTGAATTCCTCGCTCTTACAAGCATCGCGGGACCTGAAAACCCGGCCGGCTTCGGCCGCGCTCGCACTCGACGATCTCCGTCACATCATTGCGCAACGCCTGCGGTGTGACTCGACACTCGCCTTCGCGTGGGATGAATCCGAGCAAGCTTTCCTCAGTGTTACCAAACGCGAACGCGCATCCGCCAGCCTCGACGCAGTCCAGCCCCTGCGGGTTGACTCTACCAATTGCCCGATCATACAGGCGGTGCTCGGCGGCGATGTGGTCTCCGGCATGGCCGAGGACGGCCGACTGCCGCGCGCGCTGATCGAAGCGCACCGTGTCGCCACGTACGCCTTGGCGCCGATTACCAACGCCGACGGCCAGCGTGTAGGACTGTTCGCCGTGTTGCGGCGCGAACGCGAACCCTTCAGTGTCGCCGATCGCCAGATCCTCGAAGGCATCGCGCAGCACGGCGGGCTGGCGCTCGAGAACGCCTCGCTGGCGGAACAGCTGCACAGCGCGGCTCGACTCAAGACCGATTTCATCAATTCGATGTCCCACGAGATCCGCACTCCGCTCAACGTGCTCTTCGGCTACCTCGATATCCTTGAAGACCGCCACGGCGGCGACGGCGATGACGGCGAGCTGCTCGATCGCATGCGCCGCAACGCGGAGCAGTTGCTCACGCTCATCGACACGCTGCTCGATCTCGGGCGCCTCGAACAGGGGCGGATGAAGTTGTGTATCGAGACCTTCAGCGTCGAACAAGTCTTCACCGAAGTGCAGCGTCGATCGAGCGCGCCGCGCGGCCTGACGTTTCGCTGTTCGGCGGATCCCGGCTTACCGGCGCTCACCAGCGACCGATTCAAGCTCGCCGACATCCTCACGCACTTGGTGGCCAACGCGTTCAAGTTCACCGAGCGCGGACACGTGAGTGTTCACGCGAAGCGGGCCGGCGATGACAGCGTTGCACTGGAGGTCATCGACACGGGAGCGGGCATTGGCCCCGAGTCCCTCAGTGTCATCTTCGACTTGTTCCGCCGAGTTGGTCCGGTCGATCGCGGCGGCACAGGGGTGGGGCTCTACCTGGTCAAGCGGCTGACCCAACTGCTCGGCGGCTACGTGAGCGTCGAGAGCCGACTCGGTTGCGGTTCGACCTTCCGCGTTGAGATTCCCGACGCATTCGCGCCCGCAATTCGGGCCGCGTCGTAG
- a CDS encoding acyl-CoA dehydrogenase family protein: protein MDLSFTAEEETFRARVRQWIKDNAPKSDERRDLEAMRTWQKRLHHGGYLGAGWPKEHGGAGLSPMEQAVLNEELARANAPGPINAMAIWWVGPAIIKYGTEDQKKRFLAPILAAEEIWATGYSEPGSGSDMAAAKCKAERDGDDYIVNGQKVWTTLAHISDWYFILVRTSSEGPKWAGLTMLLIDLKSPGIEVRPIRQITGDSEFNEVFLHDVRVPVANRLGAEGQGWEVVSSALINERTGIAGSIRADQTLERIVHLAHKRGVSADPVWRQRVSDLAIKTQITKSFGLRAMSDQLHGRINIHMSAAMKLFSTELSQRFSEAGVDMLGAYGELWEGSTRTPDSGRWHYQFLYDRSMTIAGGTSEVQRNIVAHRVLGLPRGT, encoded by the coding sequence ATGGATTTGAGTTTCACCGCCGAAGAAGAGACGTTCCGCGCCAGGGTGCGGCAGTGGATCAAGGACAACGCCCCAAAGTCCGACGAGCGACGCGATCTCGAGGCGATGCGCACGTGGCAGAAGCGGTTGCACCACGGGGGCTACCTCGGCGCCGGCTGGCCGAAGGAGCACGGTGGGGCCGGCCTGTCGCCGATGGAGCAAGCGGTCCTCAACGAAGAGCTCGCGCGCGCCAACGCCCCGGGTCCGATCAACGCCATGGCGATCTGGTGGGTCGGTCCCGCCATCATCAAGTACGGGACCGAGGACCAGAAGAAGCGCTTCCTCGCGCCGATTCTTGCGGCGGAAGAGATCTGGGCCACCGGTTACTCCGAGCCGGGCTCCGGAAGCGACATGGCAGCGGCAAAGTGCAAGGCGGAGCGCGACGGCGACGACTACATCGTCAACGGCCAGAAGGTGTGGACGACGCTCGCGCATATCTCAGATTGGTACTTCATCCTGGTCCGCACATCGTCAGAGGGGCCGAAGTGGGCAGGGCTTACGATGTTGCTGATCGATCTCAAGTCGCCCGGCATCGAGGTGCGGCCGATTCGGCAGATCACCGGCGACAGCGAATTCAACGAGGTGTTCTTGCACGACGTGCGCGTGCCGGTGGCCAATCGGCTGGGTGCGGAGGGCCAGGGCTGGGAGGTCGTGAGTTCGGCACTGATTAACGAGCGCACGGGGATCGCCGGCTCGATTCGCGCGGATCAAACCCTCGAACGCATCGTCCACCTCGCACACAAGCGCGGGGTGTCGGCGGATCCGGTGTGGCGGCAGCGCGTGTCGGATCTTGCGATCAAGACGCAGATCACCAAGTCGTTCGGCTTGCGGGCGATGAGCGATCAGCTCCACGGACGGATCAACATTCACATGTCGGCGGCGATGAAGTTGTTCTCGACCGAGCTGTCGCAACGCTTCTCCGAAGCCGGCGTCGACATGCTGGGCGCGTACGGTGAACTCTGGGAGGGCAGCACCCGCACTCCCGACTCCGGGCGCTGGCACTATCAATTCCTCTACGACAGGTCGATGACCATCGCTGGCGGCACCAGCGAGGTTCAACGCAACATCGTCGCGCACCGCGTGCTGGGCTTGCCCCGCGGCACGTGA
- a CDS encoding DUF11 domain-containing protein → MSPRIAAASAVLTISTMPPPAASPPTLPAPLTWNVIGLDSNDVTAGPNFYPVGGRVCNTGDATATNVVSGFVWDTANANVNLSGATSITHSSLAAGACTDFYFNVVITRTSAAYNTTRRFHITATADGLGTVSTITPRELYVEKFVSQNRNSSVSITGPATVTVGDTVQYIATASTATNGYEQLQAFVNFPNIIFRILSASVTYTAPSGATGDKVYGDACGWNNDPTSASYRSCGGTGKLGGTVVTTYTVEILSSGSATVTLSIVDFSGSSYHYNSDYGTVIETITAVDRTATFTPTRTPTLTPTATPTSTPTRTPTATPTSTPTATPTQTPTATPTATPTHTSTATPTATPTQTATATPTSTPTSTPTRTPTATPTSTPTQTPTNTPTATPTQTTTTTPTSTPTATPTSTPTRTPTATPTSTPTATPTQTATSTPTSTPTSTPTQTPTATPTATPTHTATATPTATPTQTATATPTSTPTSTPTQTPTVTPTDTATATPTQTATDTPTSTPTATPTSTPTRTPTATPTSTSTATPTQTATSTPTSTATATPTSTPTRTPTATQTSTATSTPTQTATSTPTATPTSTPTETPTNTPTPVIDLMVDISDSPDPVPAGQDLVYTIVVTNNGPDAATGVIMTQALPPGVTFVSATPDQGSCAQSNGTVTCDLAGLATGATTTITVVVTTTGPGTLTTTASVGGNEFDSDLGNNTDAEASFVPGATFTPTRTAGGTSTPTPTPTPVDAQCRPLIRKVHAGIANPGGLITYTLLWSNPCDTVLHNVVVSDKLPDGLVLVAAAADSSAVTISILSNTVTFAVATLVKGPANTATISAQIDASVAPTTLLINTASLRSDEFPTPSVVDDPLRVRGGVVDPHKLSCALNAQQLTRPEREITFVARYQRGSALNTITLSIPISDLEVLKVQPPATSVIGGLFTWTNLNNTSGLVKVKTRVTPVVPDGAQLNATATVNDGLGSLVYCDNQSVVDRGDRLFVKLRGQAKAAPGRLVTYSIQYRDAIGNNEMTLSLPADSNVLSIIPPATSQQAGVLTWINLPVPAGPVKVKTQVSAQAVAGSVLSASTTMSDSTGNVARATTETQVGAAASSSGGTKPGAGDLSVGIDGPGHVIPDSRLSYTLTATVLGNAVASDIVLRNDLPAGLTYRSAIPAPTSALNGMLTWSLGEIQGPAIERIKVIVDVAASAGGSTVVNKATLVDGQGHSASSTQPVSVR, encoded by the coding sequence TTGAGCCCGCGTATTGCCGCCGCCAGCGCGGTGCTGACGATCAGTACCATGCCGCCGCCAGCGGCCAGTCCACCGACACTCCCAGCGCCATTGACTTGGAACGTAATCGGACTCGACAGTAACGATGTTACAGCCGGCCCGAACTTCTATCCGGTTGGGGGGCGCGTCTGCAACACGGGCGACGCCACGGCAACAAACGTAGTCAGCGGTTTCGTCTGGGACACCGCCAATGCAAACGTCAATCTCTCCGGCGCGACCAGCATCACGCACTCATCGCTTGCCGCCGGGGCCTGCACGGACTTCTACTTCAACGTCGTCATCACCCGCACCAGCGCGGCGTACAACACGACCAGGCGGTTCCACATCACCGCGACGGCAGACGGGCTCGGGACGGTTAGCACGATCACTCCGCGCGAGTTGTACGTGGAGAAGTTCGTCTCTCAGAATCGCAACTCATCGGTGAGCATCACTGGTCCCGCCACCGTAACCGTCGGAGACACGGTACAGTACATCGCCACGGCCAGCACCGCGACGAATGGGTACGAGCAATTGCAGGCTTTCGTTAACTTCCCGAACATCATTTTCCGGATTCTATCGGCTTCGGTGACGTACACCGCTCCGTCCGGAGCAACGGGCGACAAAGTCTACGGCGACGCGTGCGGATGGAACAACGATCCGACGAGCGCCAGCTACCGGAGCTGCGGCGGCACCGGGAAGCTTGGCGGCACCGTCGTCACGACGTACACGGTCGAGATACTCTCGTCCGGCAGCGCAACCGTTACGCTCAGCATCGTCGATTTCTCCGGCTCGAGTTATCACTACAACTCCGACTACGGCACCGTGATTGAGACGATCACCGCCGTCGATCGGACCGCAACCTTCACCCCGACGCGGACGCCTACCCTCACCCCCACCGCCACACCAACATCGACGCCGACCCGGACACCTACGGCGACACCGACCAGTACCCCGACAGCAACACCAACGCAGACCCCAACGGCGACACCTACCGCGACGCCAACTCACACCTCGACGGCCACACCGACAGCGACACCCACACAAACCGCGACGGCCACACCCACATCGACGCCGACCAGTACGCCGACGCGGACACCCACGGCGACTCCAACCAGTACGCCCACGCAGACACCCACCAATACCCCGACGGCCACGCCTACGCAGACCACCACCACCACACCGACATCAACACCGACGGCCACACCGACCAGTACACCCACGCGAACGCCTACGGCGACGCCGACCAGTACCCCGACGGCCACGCCAACGCAGACCGCCACCAGCACACCGACATCGACGCCGACCAGTACGCCAACCCAGACGCCAACGGCGACACCTACCGCGACGCCAACTCACACGGCGACGGCCACGCCGACAGCGACACCCACACAAACCGCGACGGCCACACCGACATCGACGCCAACTAGTACGCCTACTCAGACCCCTACGGTGACCCCAACCGATACCGCGACGGCTACGCCTACGCAGACTGCCACCGACACACCGACGTCGACACCGACGGCGACGCCGACCAGCACGCCGACGCGGACACCCACGGCGACGCCGACCAGTACCTCAACGGCTACGCCCACGCAGACTGCCACCAGTACGCCGACATCGACAGCAACTGCCACGCCGACCAGTACGCCGACGCGAACGCCCACGGCGACGCAGACCAGTACCGCGACATCCACACCCACACAGACCGCCACCAGCACGCCGACAGCGACGCCGACCAGTACGCCTACGGAGACACCGACCAATACCCCGACCCCGGTCATCGACTTGATGGTGGATATTTCTGACAGCCCGGATCCTGTGCCGGCCGGACAAGACCTCGTCTACACCATCGTTGTCACCAACAACGGTCCAGACGCCGCCACAGGTGTGATCATGACGCAGGCGCTGCCCCCGGGGGTAACGTTCGTATCCGCCACACCTGACCAGGGAAGCTGCGCTCAATCCAACGGCACCGTCACGTGCGACCTGGCCGGGCTAGCAACCGGCGCAACCACTACGATTACAGTGGTCGTCACCACAACAGGGCCGGGCACCCTTACCACGACGGCGTCGGTTGGCGGCAATGAGTTCGATTCTGATCTGGGTAACAACACCGATGCGGAAGCCTCGTTCGTGCCTGGGGCAACCTTCACTCCGACCCGAACCGCTGGGGGAACCAGCACGCCCACGCCGACCCCGACACCGGTTGATGCGCAGTGCCGGCCACTGATCCGCAAAGTGCACGCAGGCATCGCCAATCCGGGCGGACTGATTACCTACACACTGCTCTGGTCGAACCCGTGCGACACGGTTCTCCACAACGTAGTTGTCAGCGACAAACTCCCCGACGGCTTAGTGCTGGTTGCCGCGGCCGCCGACTCAAGCGCAGTCACCATCTCGATCTTAAGCAACACGGTGACGTTCGCGGTCGCCACCCTCGTCAAGGGTCCGGCAAACACCGCAACCATCTCGGCACAGATCGACGCGAGTGTGGCGCCAACCACGCTGCTGATCAACACCGCTAGCCTGCGGAGCGACGAGTTTCCGACCCCCTCCGTAGTCGATGATCCACTGCGCGTACGTGGCGGCGTCGTTGACCCGCACAAACTCTCGTGCGCCCTCAACGCACAACAACTCACCAGGCCCGAGCGCGAGATCACGTTTGTCGCGCGCTACCAGAGGGGTTCGGCGCTCAACACGATCACACTATCGATCCCGATTAGCGACCTCGAGGTGTTGAAGGTCCAGCCGCCCGCGACTAGCGTGATCGGCGGTCTCTTCACCTGGACGAATCTGAACAACACATCCGGTCTGGTGAAGGTGAAGACGCGCGTCACCCCAGTGGTTCCCGATGGTGCGCAGCTCAACGCCACGGCCACGGTGAACGATGGCCTTGGCAGTCTGGTGTATTGCGACAATCAGTCCGTCGTTGATCGTGGCGACCGCTTGTTCGTCAAGTTGCGCGGCCAGGCAAAGGCCGCCCCAGGTCGCTTGGTGACGTATTCGATCCAATACCGTGACGCTATCGGCAACAACGAAATGACCCTCTCTCTACCGGCCGATTCGAACGTACTGAGCATCATTCCTCCTGCCACCAGTCAACAAGCGGGAGTCCTCACGTGGATCAACCTGCCGGTGCCGGCCGGCCCGGTGAAGGTAAAGACACAGGTGTCGGCTCAGGCTGTGGCGGGATCCGTTTTGTCGGCGAGCACCACCATGAGTGATTCGACCGGTAACGTGGCGCGCGCAACCACCGAGACTCAGGTCGGCGCCGCTGCGAGTTCAAGCGGCGGTACCAAACCTGGTGCCGGTGACTTGAGTGTCGGTATCGATGGGCCCGGTCATGTGATACCCGACTCCCGCTTGTCGTACACGCTTACCGCAACCGTACTCGGCAATGCGGTGGCATCGGACATCGTGCTGCGCAACGATCTGCCGGCCGGCTTGACCTACCGCTCGGCAATCCCCGCGCCGACGAGCGCGCTCAACGGCATGCTCACCTGGAGCCTAGGAGAGATCCAAGGACCGGCCATTGAGCGGATCAAAGTCATCGTTGACGTCGCCGCTTCGGCGGGCGGCTCGACGGTCGTGAACAAAGCGACCCTGGTGGATGGACAAGGGCACAGCGCTAGCTCGACCCAGCCAGTGAGCGTTCGCTAA
- a CDS encoding (Fe-S)-binding protein: protein MNTLMFTLVLAAFLGYFARTIYGRVMVLTKAAPAAMLDRIPERIQAVLVYVFGQKKFVTGEQPAGWMHFFIFWGFTILGVQVIQMFARGFVADFYLPLMSPALLGGPYMLLKDLMQLVVLFWIGVALYRWAISHPARLYGYAPSENRLRGHSHWEAFLILSLIGLIMITGYLYDGGRLVYLAGQPMTEKERFWQPISRLVAVLLAPLGNSGAKFASDLGWWGHNLIILSFLNLLPLAKHFHVLTSFFNVFFKKLEPTGALSKQDLENATTFGTSYINQFTWKQILDMYSCTECGRCSSQCPATYSGKELAPRQLMLNLRDYLYEHQDEVLKAQANGDGGLTIGVNVVGENLIHDQVLWDCTTCRACEEACPVLIEYVDKIVDMRRHLVQEESRFPPELARTFKGLETQSNPWGIDAGTRGDWANGLDIPLLADKPDAEYLYYVGCAGSFDDRNKKTTIALSKILKQAGVDFAILGGEEPCNGETARRIGNEYLFQSMAQMAVETLNGHQVKKILTNCPHCFNTLKNEYPQFGGNFQVVHATEFVKQLIADGKIEFTVNGRQAVTYHDSCYLGRYNDIFEAPRDILGTIPGLELREMARNRRTGMCCGAGGGKMWFEEDPDKRVNTRRVEQALETNPDVVAVACPYCMTMVDDGIKGKGVEEKVRALDVMELVANSMKS, encoded by the coding sequence ATGAATACGCTGATGTTTACGCTCGTGCTGGCGGCGTTCCTGGGCTACTTCGCCCGCACCATTTATGGCCGCGTGATGGTGCTCACCAAGGCCGCCCCGGCCGCGATGCTCGACCGTATTCCGGAACGCATCCAAGCCGTGCTGGTGTATGTTTTCGGTCAGAAGAAGTTCGTCACCGGCGAGCAACCCGCCGGCTGGATGCACTTCTTCATCTTCTGGGGCTTCACCATCCTCGGCGTGCAAGTCATCCAGATGTTCGCCCGCGGCTTCGTTGCCGATTTCTATCTGCCGCTGATGTCGCCCGCACTGCTGGGCGGCCCGTACATGCTTTTGAAAGATCTCATGCAGCTGGTGGTGCTGTTCTGGATCGGCGTGGCGCTCTATCGCTGGGCCATCTCTCATCCCGCCCGCCTCTACGGATACGCGCCGTCGGAAAATCGACTGCGCGGCCACTCGCACTGGGAAGCGTTTCTGATCCTTTCCCTCATCGGCCTGATCATGATCACCGGCTACCTATACGATGGTGGTCGGCTGGTCTACCTGGCCGGACAGCCGATGACGGAGAAGGAGCGCTTCTGGCAACCGATCAGTCGCCTCGTCGCCGTGCTGCTGGCGCCGCTCGGCAACTCGGGCGCCAAATTCGCCAGCGACCTCGGCTGGTGGGGACACAACCTGATCATTCTCAGCTTCCTCAACTTGCTGCCGCTCGCCAAACACTTTCATGTCCTCACCTCGTTTTTCAACGTGTTCTTCAAGAAGTTGGAACCGACCGGAGCGCTGTCGAAACAGGATCTCGAGAATGCCACCACCTTCGGCACCTCGTACATCAACCAATTCACCTGGAAGCAGATCCTCGACATGTACTCGTGCACGGAGTGCGGTCGCTGTTCGTCGCAGTGCCCGGCCACGTACAGCGGCAAGGAGCTGGCGCCGCGGCAACTGATGCTCAACCTGCGCGATTATCTCTACGAGCATCAAGACGAGGTCCTCAAAGCGCAAGCCAACGGCGATGGCGGGCTCACCATCGGCGTGAATGTGGTCGGCGAGAATCTCATTCACGATCAAGTACTGTGGGACTGCACGACGTGCCGCGCCTGCGAAGAGGCGTGTCCAGTGTTGATCGAGTACGTCGACAAGATCGTCGATATGCGCCGGCACCTGGTGCAGGAAGAGTCGCGCTTTCCACCCGAACTCGCCCGCACGTTCAAAGGTCTGGAGACGCAAAGCAACCCGTGGGGGATCGATGCCGGCACGCGCGGCGATTGGGCCAACGGCCTCGATATTCCGCTGCTCGCCGACAAGCCCGATGCCGAATACCTCTACTATGTCGGCTGCGCCGGCTCGTTCGACGATCGCAACAAGAAGACCACCATCGCGCTCAGCAAGATCCTCAAGCAAGCGGGTGTCGACTTCGCGATCCTCGGCGGCGAGGAACCGTGCAACGGTGAGACCGCGCGCCGCATCGGCAACGAGTATCTATTCCAGAGCATGGCGCAGATGGCGGTCGAGACGCTCAACGGCCACCAGGTGAAGAAGATCCTCACTAACTGTCCACATTGCTTCAACACGTTGAAGAACGAGTACCCGCAGTTCGGCGGCAATTTCCAAGTCGTGCACGCCACTGAGTTCGTCAAGCAACTGATCGCCGACGGCAAGATCGAGTTCACCGTCAACGGTAGGCAAGCGGTCACCTATCACGACTCCTGCTACCTCGGCCGCTACAACGACATCTTCGAAGCCCCGCGCGACATCCTCGGGACGATTCCCGGCCTTGAGCTGCGCGAGATGGCGCGCAACCGTCGCACCGGCATGTGTTGCGGCGCGGGTGGCGGCAAGATGTGGTTCGAGGAAGACCCCGACAAGCGCGTCAACACTCGCCGCGTCGAGCAAGCGTTAGAGACCAATCCCGATGTGGTCGCTGTCGCCTGCCCCTACTGCATGACTATGGTCGACGACGGCATCAAAGGGAAAGGCGTGGAAGAAAAAGTCCGCGCCCTCGATGTGATGGAGTTGGTCGCGAATTCGATGAAGTCGTGA
- a CDS encoding DUF192 domain-containing protein — translation MAGATLLVAALALGACTRGPTVVILAADNATVRVEVVSTPSARAQGLMYRRELTADAGMLFIFPADGVQHFWMKNTLMPLDMLFIDRERRIVGIVENARPMSTEPVGPDTPARYVLEVNGGFAAQHHVSTGAMVEFIDIPEGAS, via the coding sequence ATCGCTGGCGCCACGCTGCTCGTGGCGGCGCTTGCGCTCGGCGCCTGCACGCGCGGCCCGACCGTGGTCATTCTCGCGGCCGACAACGCGACAGTGCGCGTTGAAGTCGTCAGCACACCCAGCGCGCGCGCCCAGGGTCTGATGTACCGCCGCGAACTCACCGCCGACGCCGGCATGCTGTTCATCTTTCCGGCCGACGGCGTGCAGCACTTCTGGATGAAGAACACGCTCATGCCGCTCGACATGCTGTTCATCGATCGCGAGCGCCGGATCGTCGGCATCGTCGAGAACGCGCGGCCAATGTCGACCGAACCCGTCGGTCCGGATACGCCCGCGCGCTACGTGCTCGAAGTCAACGGCGGCTTCGCCGCACAGCACCACGTTAGTACCGGCGCGATGGTGGAGTTTATCGACATCCCAGAAGGCGCAAGTTGA
- a CDS encoding 4Fe-4S dicluster domain-containing protein translates to MATVITSECINCGACEPECPNTAIYQGGVEWELDGVKHPGIAADIFYIVPEKCTECVGFHDHEACAAVCPVDCCIPDPKIPEIEAVLLERAKALHPEQTFGADFPSRFKKEGATNGGEPTPAPASAPVPAAATKPAPAAPVASPETSVFVPEIGEWEVPIQCHHCHGAFAVEFRHFRAGVVFNCPFCNGSYVITSTMHNHIHHRLHDFHSQWRNAFETFQAKRQQELAVFEEEQKRALEEFNRSLQSDSLELKPPGAARKRAWIFG, encoded by the coding sequence ATGGCGACCGTTATCACCAGCGAGTGCATCAACTGTGGGGCGTGCGAGCCCGAGTGTCCGAACACGGCGATCTACCAGGGTGGCGTCGAGTGGGAGCTTGACGGCGTGAAGCATCCCGGCATTGCCGCGGATATTTTCTACATCGTTCCCGAGAAGTGTACCGAGTGCGTTGGCTTCCACGATCACGAAGCGTGCGCGGCGGTGTGTCCGGTTGATTGCTGCATTCCCGATCCGAAGATTCCGGAGATCGAGGCGGTCCTGCTTGAGCGTGCCAAAGCGCTGCACCCGGAGCAGACGTTCGGTGCCGACTTCCCGTCGCGGTTTAAGAAGGAAGGTGCGACCAACGGCGGTGAGCCCACGCCCGCCCCGGCTTCTGCGCCCGTACCGGCCGCTGCCACCAAGCCCGCTCCCGCGGCCCCGGTCGCGAGCCCGGAGACCTCCGTGTTCGTGCCCGAGATTGGCGAATGGGAGGTACCGATCCAGTGCCACCATTGCCACGGCGCGTTCGCGGTCGAGTTCCGCCACTTCCGCGCCGGCGTGGTGTTCAACTGCCCCTTCTGCAACGGTTCGTACGTGATCACCAGCACGATGCACAATCACATTCACCATCGGCTGCACGACTTTCACAGCCAGTGGCGGAATGCGTTCGAGACGTTTCAAGCGAAGCGGCAACAGGAGCTGGCGGTGTTCGAGGAAGAACAGAAACGCGCGCTGGAGGAGTTCAACCGCTCACTACAGTCAGACAGCTTGGAGCTGAAACCTCCGGGCGCCGCGCGCAAGCGCGCGTGGATTTTCGGCTGA